From a single Candoia aspera isolate rCanAsp1 chromosome 2, rCanAsp1.hap2, whole genome shotgun sequence genomic region:
- the CDC37L1 gene encoding hsp90 co-chaperone Cdc37-like 1 isoform X1, whose protein sequence is MELWPPRSRDLPSGREEDLPQPNAQTYNDGIELACQQQKEFVKSSVECKWNLAEAQQKLGSLALHNSESLDQEHAKAQTEIDELRWREEEWRRKEEVLRQKERQDLWNTDFVSKEVFNKSFINQKKRKETEDDASKSFMQKHEQKIRHFGMLSRWFDSQRFLSDHPYLVCEETAKYLLLWCFHLEAEQKGALMEQVAHQAVVMQFIIEMAKSCNVDPRGCFRLFFQRAKTGDEGYLEAFKNELEAFKSRVRICSQSQNCQAMPVQNPLFHTDLNCIGGLASQNAESLQGCSLQGLVVHREEEEPKMMDTV, encoded by the exons ATGGAGCTTTGGCCTCCACGTTCTCGTGATTTACCCTCGGGTCGAGAGGAAGACCTTCCTCAGCCAAACGCACAG ACTTACAATGATGGAATTGAACTGGCTTGCCAACAACAAAAGGAATTTGTAAAGAGCTCTGTAGAATGCAAATGGAATTTAGCAGAAGCCCAGCAAAAACTTGGAAGTTTAGCATTACACAATTCAGAATCCCTGGATCAAGAACATGCCAAAGCACAAACTGAAATTGATGAATTGAGATGGAGAGAAGAAGAATGGCGGCGGAAGGAGGAAGTattaagacagaaagaaagacagGATTTATGGAATACAGATTTTGTTAGCAAAGAGGTATTTAACAAG AGTTTCATtaatcaaaagaaaaggaaagaaacagaagatgaTGCATCTAAATCATTTATGCAAAAGCACGAGCAGAAAATTAGACATTTcg GAATGTTGAGCAGATGGTTTGATAGTCAGAGGTTTCTCTCTGATCACCCATACCTTGTCTGTGAAGAAACAGCAAAATATCTCCTTTTATGGTGTTTTCATCTAGAAGCAGAACAG AAAGGAGCTCTAATGGAACAAGTAGCTCACCAAGCTGTAGTAATGCAGTTCATTATAGAAATGGCCAAGAGCTGTAATGTGGATCCCCGAGGATGTTTTCGCCTATTTTTCCAAAGAGCTAAA ACAGGGGATGAAGGCTAtttggaagcttttaaaaatgaacttgaaGCATTCAAATCAAGAGTGAGGATTTGTTCACAGTCCCAGAATTGTCAAGCTATGCCTGTTCAGAATCCTTTATTTCACACTGATCTGAATTGTATAGGAGGGCTTGCATCTCAG AACGCAGAGTCACTTCAAGGCTGCAGTTTGCAGGGCTTAGTGGTacacagagaggaggaggaacctAAAATGATGGATACAGTATAG
- the CDC37L1 gene encoding hsp90 co-chaperone Cdc37-like 1 isoform X2: protein MELWPPRSRDLPSGREEDLPQPNAQTYNDGIELACQQQKEFVKSSVECKWNLAEAQQKLGSLALHNSESLDQEHAKAQTEIDELRWREEEWRRKEEVLRQKERQDLWNTDFVSKEVFNKSFINQKKRKETEDDASKSFMQKHEQKIRHFGMLSRWFDSQRFLSDHPYLVCEETAKYLLLWCFHLEAEQKGALMEQVAHQAVVMQFIIEMAKSCNVDPRGCFRLFFQRAKNAESLQGCSLQGLVVHREEEEPKMMDTV from the exons ATGGAGCTTTGGCCTCCACGTTCTCGTGATTTACCCTCGGGTCGAGAGGAAGACCTTCCTCAGCCAAACGCACAG ACTTACAATGATGGAATTGAACTGGCTTGCCAACAACAAAAGGAATTTGTAAAGAGCTCTGTAGAATGCAAATGGAATTTAGCAGAAGCCCAGCAAAAACTTGGAAGTTTAGCATTACACAATTCAGAATCCCTGGATCAAGAACATGCCAAAGCACAAACTGAAATTGATGAATTGAGATGGAGAGAAGAAGAATGGCGGCGGAAGGAGGAAGTattaagacagaaagaaagacagGATTTATGGAATACAGATTTTGTTAGCAAAGAGGTATTTAACAAG AGTTTCATtaatcaaaagaaaaggaaagaaacagaagatgaTGCATCTAAATCATTTATGCAAAAGCACGAGCAGAAAATTAGACATTTcg GAATGTTGAGCAGATGGTTTGATAGTCAGAGGTTTCTCTCTGATCACCCATACCTTGTCTGTGAAGAAACAGCAAAATATCTCCTTTTATGGTGTTTTCATCTAGAAGCAGAACAG AAAGGAGCTCTAATGGAACAAGTAGCTCACCAAGCTGTAGTAATGCAGTTCATTATAGAAATGGCCAAGAGCTGTAATGTGGATCCCCGAGGATGTTTTCGCCTATTTTTCCAAAGAGCTAAA AACGCAGAGTCACTTCAAGGCTGCAGTTTGCAGGGCTTAGTGGTacacagagaggaggaggaacctAAAATGATGGATACAGTATAG